ACGCAGAGCGGGCTGAACTTCGCCGCCTTCGTCCTGTCGGTGTCGGCCAGTTTCCTGCTCGTGGTGGCGGTAGCGCTGTTCTGCGGCGACACGGTGGCCAGCGAGGCGAACTGGTCGTCACTGCGCTACCTGCTGGCGGCGCCGGTCCCGCGTGACAGGCTGCTGCGGCAGAAGCTCATCGTGGCGCTCGGCTACTCGGCGGCGGCGGTGATCTGCCTGCCGTTGATGGGGCTGCTGGCGGGCACGCTGGCGTTCGGCTGGGACGACATCACGGTGCCCGGCACGGGCGAGACCATCCCGGCGTTCGACGTGCTGCCGCGCTTCGGGATCGTGATCGGGTACGCGCTGGTCAGCCAGCTCGTGGTGGCCGCGCTGGCGTTCCTCCTGTCCACCATGACCGACTCCCCGCTCGGCGCCGTGGGCGGGGCGGTCGGGTTGTGGATCGTGTGCACGATTCTGCAGGCGGTGGAGGCGCTCGGGGTGCTGCGCGAGTTCCTGCCGACGTTCTGGAACAACGCCTGGACCGATGCGCTGGTGCCGGAGCTGGACTGGAGCGGGATGGTGCGGGGGGCGTCCGTGTCGATCACGTATGCGGCG
The nucleotide sequence above comes from Nonomuraea gerenzanensis. Encoded proteins:
- a CDS encoding ABC transporter permease; the encoded protein is MTTATGYAPNRTLPLRVEIVRQFKRRRTLGMFALLLALPWVLVIAFEIGPQSSSQGQSALRMSDLATQSGLNFAAFVLSVSASFLLVVAVALFCGDTVASEANWSSLRYLLAAPVPRDRLLRQKLIVALGYSAAAVICLPLMGLLAGTLAFGWDDITVPGTGETIPAFDVLPRFGIVIGYALVSQLVVAALAFLLSTMTDSPLGAVGGAVGLWIVCTILQAVEALGVLREFLPTFWNNAWTDALVPELDWSGMVRGASVSITYAAILIAVAFRRFRRKDVVS